The DNA segment GCGCCCCAGCTTCTGGCTTTCCGCAAACAGTCCCGCCCCGGTGATCCGACCCATCCGTTTGGCGATCATGGTGCGCCGCACTTCAATGCGCAGTTGTTTGCCTGGCTCCGGTCGCAAGCGCACCCCGCGATAACCAAAGCCGTCCCTGGCCACTTCGTAACCGTCGCCGAAAACTTCAAACCAAACCTCGCGGTCCATCAGCTCGGGCGCATCGCAGGCAATCATGCCCGCGTTATCCGAAAAGAATTCCAGTTGATGCGTCGTGCGCAGCCCCACCAGCGGCACTGGCCAGCCCGTGCCCGCTTCCACAATCGCAATGCCACACGGCGCGGGTTTGCCGCGCTCCGCGCCCCGGAGCGGTGCCACCGGCAGCAAAGCCAGCAGAATTCCGAGGCCGTGATTAAACCAATGTCGTCGCACGTTGATCGCAGTGTGTCGCAGTCGTCAGATCACGCAAGCTTGTTGTCATAATGCGCCGGCCCCAATGGTGCCGCCCCTGCGCAACCGCGCCACCGCGCAAAGTTTCGCTTGTGTCAAAAATGGTCGTCGCTATTGTCGCTCCATGCGCCGATTGCGTTTTTACATCTGGTTGTGGGCCGTATTGCTGGCCAGCGTCGGCAGCGCCACCGCCGCGACCGGTAAAGTGGTCAAGGTCTTGCCGCACCTCCTCGACTTGCAAGGTCGGCACATGTTGTCGCCCAGTCTGTACGATCGGGACGCTTATCAGGCCGAACTCCGCAAGCATCCGGAAAAATGTTCCGGCATCCGGTTCGACATCCAATGGCGCGGGCGGAGTCAGCGGGGCGAGAGCGCCGTGCTGCGCTTGCAGGTGCGCGGTACCGCCAAGAACCAGGCGCCGCCGGAACTGCAAATGGAAACCACGGTGAAACTCACCGGCATCAGCCACTGGGCGGCATTGAAATTGGTGGGTGAACCCTATCAGGAACTGGGCGAAGTCACCGCCTGGCGCGTGACGCTTTGGGCCGGCGACGAATTACTGGGCGAACAGAAATCATTTCTGTGGTGAGGCGATCCGCACGCCTCCCAATGCAGAACTGTAATCGCGCGTTGGTGGCGGCGAATGTTGAACCTTCAACCCCTAAATCGCATGCACCTTTTCCTGCGCTTGCAGGGCGGACTCGTAACATTCCAACGCCTCCTCATAGCGCTCGAGCCGATTGAATAATCCCCCCTTTTGCAGATAGGCGATGGTCAAATCCGTGTTGGCGGCGATGGCTTGATCGTAGCAGGCCAGCGCTTCCTCCGGTTGCTGCAACGCTTCGAAAGCCAGCCCTTTCTTCACCAACGCCTCGCCGTGGTTGGGTTCGTTTTGCAAAATGGCTTCAAAGCAGACCAGCGCTTCCTTGGGCTGGTCCTGCGCCAGAAATTTCTGACCTCGCGCCAATAGACTCGCCGTCGAATCCACTGGTTCGGCGGCGTCGCTTTCGCCATTACGTTCAGCATCCCCCGCCTTTTCGGGCCGGGTTTCCGCCGGCTCGACCAACAACGGCGCGGTGGCGTGTTCCAGTTGTAAAATGCGTTGCTCCAGACGCGATAACACGCCAAACAACCGCTCCGAGGCCGGCGCGGGCAATCCAGTCTTTACCGTGGCGGCCTCGCCGGGCGGCAACGACAGCGTTGGACGACTGCTCTGAATCTGCGCGGAAACTTCCGCCAGCCGATTGACCGAGCGCCATTGCAAATAGCCGGTGGCCAACAAAATGAAAAACCCGACGCCCGCAATCGAACCGCCCACAATCAGGATGAGGCGGTTATTGGTCGCCACGGTTTCCTGCATGGCGGCCCATTCCGCGGATTTCTGCCGATCCAGCGCCGCTTCCAGGTCGCGCAATTTGGCCTCCAGCGCGGCGGTGGTTTTGGTGGCAAGCGCTTCCGCTTCCTGCCGATTGCGTTCCAGCGCGAGTTGCGTGGCGTGCAGTTGTTCCTGCATCTGCAAGTACGAACGCAACGCTTCCGAAGTGAGGTCCACATTGGTTGCCACTGGCCCGGGCGCGATCTCCTCGGGGTCACCGTAAGCGGAAAATAAAAACAGCGCCGCCACTCCCATGAAAACGACTTGCGTCAGGCGCCGGACAAATTTTGGAACGGTGTTCATAAGCCGCCTGAGACTGCGACGCGCGTGAATCGTTGTCAATCCTGCGCCGGTGAATTATTGCCCGTTTCAACTTTCGCCGCGAATGTCCCAGGCGTTCCGGAGGCCGTCGCCCAGAAAATTCAAGGCCAGCAGCGTGGTCACGAGCAATCCGCCCGGATAAACCAGCAGCCACCAATAAATACGGACGGGGTTGATTTGCTCCGCGCCTTCGGCGATCAACGAACCCCAACTGGCCATCGGCGGTTGCACGCCAATCCCCAGAAAGCTCAGAAAAGATTCCGCCAGCACAATACCGGGAATCGTGAGGGTAAGATAGACAATCACCACGCCCAACACGTTGGGCACAATGTGACGCCGCAAAATCCAGAACGGAGAAGCGCCCAGCACGCGGCTGGCATCCACGAAAGCTTGCGTGCGCAGCGATAACACCTGCCCACGCACAATCCGCGCCATGGTCAACCACGAGACCGCGCCCAACGCGAGGAACAGTACGCTCAGCCGGGCCAGTGCCGGCACGCCCGAAAGGGGCAACGCGTCCAGCCATTGACGGAACACAGGCTCAACCACCGCCATCAGGACAATCGCCAGAATGATGGACGGCACGCAATACAGCACGTCCACGGTGCGCATCATCAAACTGTCAATTCGCCCGCCCAGATAACCGGCAACGGCCCCCCAGATCACGCCAATCACCAAGCAAATGCCCGCGCCCACCACCCCGACCAGCAACGAGATTTGCGCACCGTAACACAGCCGCACCAGCAGGTCGCGTCCATGCACATCCGTGCCCATCCAGTGGGTGGCGTTGGGCGGCATGAATTGCGCGTCGGAAAGTTCATTCGGACCGAAACGCGAACCGAGCGGATAAAGAAAAACAAAACCAATTACGAACAGAAGAAACCACGCGCTGACCACCGCGACGCGATGTTGCCGAAAACGCCGCCACGCGCGCCACCCCGGACTCAACTGCTTTATTGGTTTCATCTCACTCATACTTCACGCGCGGGTCGAGCAGAGTGTAGGCGAAATCCACCGCGAGGTTCAGCAGCACCAGCAACACGGCATACAACATCACCAGGCCAATCACCAAACTGTAGTCGCGGTTCAAGAAACCGTTGATGAAGGCCGCACCGAGACCGGGGATTTGAAAAATGGTTTCCACGACAAACGAACCGGTCAACAAATCCGCCAGCATCGGACCGGCATACGATACGACGGGCAGCAGCGCCAGACGCAGGCCGTGACGCAGGAACACGGCGGTTTCACTCAATCCCTTGGCGCGGGCGGTCTTGATGAATTCCGCGCGCATGATGTTCAACATTCCTTCACGCATGAGGTGCGCGACGCGACCGGAATAAAACAATCCCAGCGCCACGACCGGCAACACCGCGTGTCGCGCCGAACCCCACAATGCCACCGGAAACCAGTGCCATTGCACGGCCAGAAACATCACGAGCAGCGGGGCCAGCACGAATACCGGCACGCACACCATCAGAATCGCGTACAAACTGCCGACGTAATCACCCCAACGACCTTGCCGCATGGCGGTGTAGCAGCCCAATGGCAAACCAATGCCCAGCGCCAGACAAAACGCCAGCAATCCCAGCGACATCGAAACGGGTAATCCTTGCCGGATCAAATCGTTCACCGTGTGGTTGCGATACTTGAGCGACGGCCCGAAATCACCGTGCAACAGATCGCCCAGAAACCGGCCGTATTGTTTCCAAAACGGTTCATCCAGATGGTACTTGGCCGCGATCTGACGCTCGATTTCCGGCGAGGCCGGATGCCGTTCACGATCGAACGGCGAACCCGGCGTCAAACGCAGCAACGCGAAGCAAACGAAGCTCACCACCAGTAACAAGGGGATCAGCCAGAGCAGTCGTTTCAGAAAATACATGACTACTCGCGAGGGGTTGGGTTGCCGGTCCCAGCCGAGGCGCTCTGAGCGACTGTCGTGGACTGGCGTTGCGGCGGGCGTTTGTAAATGAACTGGATGGGATGCTCATCCAGAATGTTCGGCCAGATGCCGCCGATTTTCTGGTCGTCGTAATAGTTGTAACCGAGATAAAAATAGAGCGGCACAATCGGCGCCTCTTCGGCAATCAAGATCGTCTCCGCCTGACGAAAGCGATCCGCCCGTTTGGTCTGGTCGGTCTCCGCGTTGGCGGCGGCCACCAGCGCGTCGTATCGCGCGTTCTTCCAACCAGTCCGGTTGTTGCCGCTCGCGCTCAGAAACAAATCGAGAAACGTGTTGGCGTCGTTGTAATCACCAATCCAGCTCGAGGTGGAAATCTGGTAGTCCAATTTCGATTGCGACGCGTAAAAAACCTTGCGCTCAATCTGACGCAACTCAATATCCACGCCGAGGACTTCGCGCCACATCTGCTGCAATTCCACCGCGATTTTGCCGTGCAAATTCGCGCCGCCGGAAGCCGAAAAGAAGGTGTAGGACAAACGCGGAAAGCCTTTGCCCTCCGGAAAACCCGCCGCCGCCAATGCCGCGCGCGCCGCCGCCGGATCGTAGTCCAAACCGGGCGGCGAGGAATAATGTGCCACGCCATCGGGAACAAAATGGGCCGCCGGCCGGCCAATGCCGCGCGTCAGTTTGCTGATGAGCCGCGCTTTATCAGTGGCCAGGGCGAACGCGCGACGAACTCGTGAATCGTTCAGCGGCGGTTCGTTGACATTGAAGCGGTAAAAATAAGTGCCGAGATAGGTGAAGCTGTGAAAGTCGGGGCGCTCGACCAACACATCCATCAATTCAGCGGGCACGAGGTCTTTGTCCCAAACAATGTCGGCGGCGCCGGTGGCGTACAAATTCAGCGCCGTGTTCGGTGAACTGATGGGTAACACGTCCACAACTTCCGAGGCGGTGTTCGCCACGTCCCAGTAGCGCGGATTGCGACGCAGCCGGACTTTGTCGTTCACGCGCCAGGCATCAAGCGTGAACGCGCCGCTGGTGGGCAACGGTTTCGCATGCAACCAGCGATCGCCGTAGGTCTCAATCGTCTGCCGGGGAATTACGGCCAGCGTTGGAAAAGCGCAAAGCTCCGGAAAGAAAGCGAGCGGAACATTCAATTCGACCTGAAACGTGTGGGCGTCCAGCGCGCGAAAACCCACTTCGGCGCGATTGGTGACGCGACCGTTGTACCAGTTCTCCGCGTTTTTAATCCCGAACAACTGTCCGGCGTAATCGCTGGCTGTCATCGGATCCAACGCGCGGAACCAGGACCATTCCACGTCCGCACTGGTGATGGGTTCACCGGTGGACCAGACGGCATTGGAGCGCAGGTAAAACGTGTAAAGCTTGCCGTCGGTCGAGACTTCCCAGCGTTCGGCCAGCCCAGGTACGGGGGCGGCATTGGTGGGATCAAGACGAATCAATCCATCAAAGAGCGCCTTGGTGATGCGCATCTCCGAGACGCCGGTGACAATTTGTGGATCCAGCGATTCGGGTTCGTTGCCGTTGACGATCACCACATCCGCGGGGGATTCCGCTTGAAAACATCCGCTGAGTGTCAGAAGGAGTCCCAGCCACGCGACGCTCAGCATGGCCACCTTACGCGCGCGGCGGCGGCGGGCGGCCCACGCCGGCTTAAAACGAAACCGCAGCCACCGTCGAATAGCGGTGTCGCGGTTCGCGCTGCTCATCGCTCCGATTATTTCGGCGCGACGTTGGTGTCCACGGTTGGCACCGGAACATTCGTAGCCGTCAACAGACTCGCGTCCACGGTTGGAGCCGTCGCGGCGGCGGAAGTGGTGGCTGCAGCCGCTTGCTGATTCTCCTGTTCAATGGCGCTGCGAAAACTGTCCGCGTCAGTATTGTAATGTCCGCGTTGCAGCAGGGAAATGGCGAGCAGCAAAACAAAGAAGGCCACCGCCGAGTACTTGGTGATTTTCGTCAGCGGATTGCCCGCGCCCGCACCGAACAGTGCGTCCGCCGCGCCGCCGCCGAACGCGAGACCAGCGCCCGCCTCTTTCTTGGGCAGTTGCACCAACACCAGCAACACCAGCAACAGGCAATCGAGCACCAGGATTCCTGTCAAAAAACCAATGAATAAACCCATATCGTAATTAGTTTAAATGGAATTTTTAACGATGTCAGCAAAACTTCTCGCCTCCAACGCCGCGCCGCCCACCAGTGCGCCATCCACGTCGGGCTGACTCATTAACTCTCTGGCATTGTTGGGCTTAACGCTGCCACCGTACTGAATCCGCACCTTGCGGGCAGTGGCTTCATCAAAGCGTTTCACCAATAAACCGCGTATGAACGCGTGCGCTTCCTGCGCCTGCTGGGTGGTGGCGGTTTTGCCCGTGCCAATCGCCCAGACCGGTTCGTAAGCGAGCACAGTCTCCAGCATTTGTTCCTGGGTCAACCCCGCCAGACTGCCGGTGACCTGCGCGGCCAAAACCTGTTCGGTCCGATTGCCTTCGCGTTCGGCCAAGGTTTCTCCCACGCAAATGATCGGCTTCAAATTAGCCGTATGCACCGCTGCGGCTTTGCGCGCCACCAACGCGTCCGACTCGTGATGATATTGGCGCCGTTCGCTGTGTCCGAGAATGACGTAACGCGTGGAAAATTCCTTGAGCATGACGGCGGCAATTTCACCGGTGTGCGCGCCCACGTTATGTTCGCTCATGTCCTGCGCGCCGAGCTTGAGGTTGGAATCCAGCACCGCCTTGGAAACCGACTCCAGCGCGGTGAATGGCGGGCACACGACGATGTCCACTTCCTTCACTCCGCCCAACTCGCGTTTCAAGTCGTCCACGAGCGCCAGCGCCTCGGCGACGGTTTTGTTCATCTTCCAGTTGCCTGCAATAATCAGTTTGCGTTCTTTATTCATATTTTGATGTGCCACCGAAGCACCGAGACCCAGGGAAAAATTCGACGCTGCGTCTCTGAACTTCTGTGGCTAAAATCATTATTTATCGGAGAGCGCCGCCACGCCGGGCAGAACCGCGCCCTCCAAAAATTCCAGACTCGCGCCGCCGCCCGTGCTCATGAACGTCACCTGGTCGCCCAGACCGGCGCGGTTGATCGCCTTCACGCTGTCGCCGCCGCCGATGATGGTCTTGGCTCCGTTCTTCTGCGTGGCTTCCACCACGGCCTGCGCGATGGCATTGGTGCCGACGGCAAAACGCGGATCTTCAAAAATCCCCATCGGCCCGTTCCACAGCACGGTTTTGGCGTTCCGCAACGCGTCCGCATATTGCGCCACCGTGGCCGGACCAATATCCACGCCTTCCGCATCGTCCGGAATGTTGTCCTCCGACCAATTGCGCGGATTGGTTAAATCGAACACCGGTCGCCCCTTCTTATTGAGCTTCTCGGTTTTGACGGGCGTCACAATGGTGTTATCCAGCGGCAACAGGAATTGCACGCCGCGTTGCTGCGCTTTATCCAGGGCCGCCTGCGCCACGTCCACCTTGTCTTTTTCCACCAGCGACAAACCCACCTTGAAGCCGCGCGCGAGTTTGAAGGTGTAGGCCATGGCGCCACCGATCAAAATGCAGTTCGCCTTTTCCAGCAACCGATCAATGACCTTGATTTTATCCGAAACCTTGGCGCCACCGAGAATCACCACAAACGGGCGGGCGGGATTTTCCAATTCCTCACCGAGGAACTTGAGTTCGCGCTCCATCAACAAACCGGCTGCCGCTTTGCCGCCGCGTTTGGTAACGATGCGCGCCACGCCTTCCGTGGAAGCGTGCGCTCGGTGCGCCGCGCCGAAAGCGTCATTCACATACACGTCCGCGAGCTTGGCGAATTGCTCCGCCAATGCCGGATCGTTGGCCTCTTCCCCGGCATAAAAACGGACGTTCTCCAAAAGCAACACGCCGCCGGGCGGCAATTCGTTCACCAGTTTTTCCACCTTCTCCCCGACGCAATCATCCACGAAGTTCACCGCCGCGCCGAGCAGTTCAGCCAGCCGCGCCGCCACGGGACGCAGCGACAAACCCGGTTCGCGTTTGCCCTTGGGCCGACCCAAATGCGCGGCCAGAATGACGCGCGCGCCTTTTTCGATCAGCAACCGCAACGTCGGCAGGGTCGCTTTGATGCGGGTGTCATCCGTGATCACCATCTGACCGTTGTGCTCCTCCAACGGCACGTTGTAATCCACCCGCGTGAAAACGCGCCGGGCTTGCACTTCGAGATCGCGAACTGTGAGTTTGGCCATAAAGATAAAAGACGCTTCGGGCAGGAAAACCGTTCCCCAGACCGGACGGAGAGCATAGCGAACCCCTCTGCCGAGTCAATGTTTTCAGCAGCCAGATTTACCCGCAACCACAAACGCCAGATTGCTCAAAACCATCAAGGTAACGCGGCCCAACCGGGTGAGGTATGAATGGATTGAGCGCGACGGGCGCAAGGAAATTGGCGACGGAACCGGCGGCGCCACCGCCGCCTCAACCGACGCGAAAGGAGATGCGTTGAATCAAACTACTGCCGAAGCTGTGTTGCAAGCGCTCCAGAATCTCCTTCCGACGGTAGCGAACGATTTCACTCAGCCAGACGTTGCTGTCCACGGCCACAAACAACGTGCCTTTGCGCAGGCCGCTGGGTTGCGCGTGGGCGGTGATTTGCGGGTCCAGCAAATGATTCCAAACTTTCACGATCTCAACCTCACCGCGCTTTTGCTCGATGTTCGCATTCGAGAGCGCTTGCGCGACCAGATGATCGAGCGGGCGCACGCCGCTTTTGTAGGCGATTTCCAACGGGGTCAAATCCACGCCGCGCCATTGCGCGAGCACCCGCTGCTTGGCGCTGGTGACTGTGCCGTGCGGGCGGGAACGTGATTTTGGTGGGAGAGACATGATTCTAATGACTAACGAGGCAGTTTAATGTCCGCCGGGATAGCGACGGTGAAGCGCAAATTCGGCATGGAATCGCAACGAGAACCCAAAGCATCAATCCATATCAGAGTTGTTTAACGTTGCATCATCAAGCCGCCCCTGCCTCCGCTGGCTTCTCCACCGGCGCGGTTTCGCTGGGTTTAACTTCCGGATACTCGTCCAGCACCAGCACCCCGCGGGGCGGCAGATCGTAAGTACCCGTGAAGGTCGTGCCGGTCAGGAAATCATGCATCGGTTTGTAAAATTGCACCCGCACGGACGACGTTTGGTGGTTCAGCAGGAAGTAAACTTTTACCCCGTCTCCCTGGCGCATGCTGACTTCCACGTTCTCCGGCACTTTCAACAGCGGATGCAAATTGCACAACTGTCGCAACCACGCCACGAGGTCGTGATAGAAAAAGTGTTGGCTCATGGTGCCGATATAGATCGCCTTGCCCAATCCGTAGGTATTCAGCGTCATGGCGGGTTTGCCGGCGTAAAAATCCTTCGAGTACGTCGCCAGCACCTGGCAATCCTTCGGCTCAATCACGTCGCACCACAACCGCGCCGAGTGCAGGTGCGAGGTGGGAAATGAACCTTTGAACGTCAGATGATTTTCCTCGCCGGGCGGTAACGCGTCAAACTCCACCACCTCCAATCCGAACAGGTCGGTCAGACCCAGCGGGTAGCCGGTGTCCGGCGCGATGTGGTGTTCATCCACCAACCCCGTGTTGAACGTGCCCACCAAGGTGCCGCCGTTTTGCACGTAGAGAATCAACCGATCGGCCTCGCCCGCCGGCAGCAGGTGCAGCGACGGCGCGAACACGAGCCGGTAGCGGGACAAATCCTCGGTGGGCCGCGCGAAATCCACCGGAATGTTTTTGTCATGCAGCGCGTTGTAAATCAGTTGAATGTGCTCGCGCAGGCTGAAGTGTCGGTTGGGTTGATTCGGAGTCTCCAACGCCCACTCGTTGTCGTGCGTGTAGAGAATGCAAACCTCCGGCCGCACCCGCGTACCTTTCAATAACGGCGCCAGCATCTTCAATTCTTCGCCGATCTGCGAAACCTCGGAATAGATGCGCGCGGCTTTGCGCAGATGATGCGGCATGAGCGCGCCGTGGAATTGCTCCGAACCAATCCGCGGTTGTCGCCAGCGGAAAAACAACACCGCGCTCGCGCCGCGCGAAATCAATTGGTACGTGAAGAGTCGCAGGTGACCGGGACGCACCAGCGAATTCACCTCCTGCCACGAGACGTTGCCCGCCTTCTGTTCCATCACCCAGAATCCCGGGTCGCCATCCGGGGCGCGCGTGCCGTCCTTTTTCAGCGACCGCAACATGTCAATCTCGCAGGCCAGCTCGGCGGACTTGGTCTTGATGGC comes from the Verrucomicrobiia bacterium genome and includes:
- a CDS encoding phosphoglycerate kinase; this encodes MAKLTVRDLEVQARRVFTRVDYNVPLEEHNGQMVITDDTRIKATLPTLRLLIEKGARVILAAHLGRPKGKREPGLSLRPVAARLAELLGAAVNFVDDCVGEKVEKLVNELPPGGVLLLENVRFYAGEEANDPALAEQFAKLADVYVNDAFGAAHRAHASTEGVARIVTKRGGKAAAGLLMERELKFLGEELENPARPFVVILGGAKVSDKIKVIDRLLEKANCILIGGAMAYTFKLARGFKVGLSLVEKDKVDVAQAALDKAQQRGVQFLLPLDNTIVTPVKTEKLNKKGRPVFDLTNPRNWSEDNIPDDAEGVDIGPATVAQYADALRNAKTVLWNGPMGIFEDPRFAVGTNAIAQAVVEATQKNGAKTIIGGGDSVKAINRAGLGDQVTFMSTGGGASLEFLEGAVLPGVAALSDK
- a CDS encoding ABC transporter permease; the encoded protein is MYFLKRLLWLIPLLLVVSFVCFALLRLTPGSPFDRERHPASPEIERQIAAKYHLDEPFWKQYGRFLGDLLHGDFGPSLKYRNHTVNDLIRQGLPVSMSLGLLAFCLALGIGLPLGCYTAMRQGRWGDYVGSLYAILMVCVPVFVLAPLLVMFLAVQWHWFPVALWGSARHAVLPVVALGLFYSGRVAHLMREGMLNIMRAEFIKTARAKGLSETAVFLRHGLRLALLPVVSYAGPMLADLLTGSFVVETIFQIPGLGAAFINGFLNRDYSLVIGLVMLYAVLLVLLNLAVDFAYTLLDPRVKYE
- a CDS encoding tetratricopeptide repeat protein, producing MNTVPKFVRRLTQVVFMGVAALFLFSAYGDPEEIAPGPVATNVDLTSEALRSYLQMQEQLHATQLALERNRQEAEALATKTTAALEAKLRDLEAALDRQKSAEWAAMQETVATNNRLILIVGGSIAGVGFFILLATGYLQWRSVNRLAEVSAQIQSSRPTLSLPPGEAATVKTGLPAPASERLFGVLSRLEQRILQLEHATAPLLVEPAETRPEKAGDAERNGESDAAEPVDSTASLLARGQKFLAQDQPKEALVCFEAILQNEPNHGEALVKKGLAFEALQQPEEALACYDQAIAANTDLTIAYLQKGGLFNRLERYEEALECYESALQAQEKVHAI
- a CDS encoding ABC transporter permease yields the protein MKPIKQLSPGWRAWRRFRQHRVAVVSAWFLLFVIGFVFLYPLGSRFGPNELSDAQFMPPNATHWMGTDVHGRDLLVRLCYGAQISLLVGVVGAGICLVIGVIWGAVAGYLGGRIDSLMMRTVDVLYCVPSIILAIVLMAVVEPVFRQWLDALPLSGVPALARLSVLFLALGAVSWLTMARIVRGQVLSLRTQAFVDASRVLGASPFWILRRHIVPNVLGVVIVYLTLTIPGIVLAESFLSFLGIGVQPPMASWGSLIAEGAEQINPVRIYWWLLVYPGGLLVTTLLALNFLGDGLRNAWDIRGES
- the tpiA gene encoding triose-phosphate isomerase, which codes for MNKERKLIIAGNWKMNKTVAEALALVDDLKRELGGVKEVDIVVCPPFTALESVSKAVLDSNLKLGAQDMSEHNVGAHTGEIAAVMLKEFSTRYVILGHSERRQYHHESDALVARKAAAVHTANLKPIICVGETLAEREGNRTEQVLAAQVTGSLAGLTQEQMLETVLAYEPVWAIGTGKTATTQQAQEAHAFIRGLLVKRFDEATARKVRIQYGGSVKPNNARELMSQPDVDGALVGGAALEARSFADIVKNSI
- a CDS encoding DUF721 domain-containing protein, with product MSLPPKSRSRPHGTVTSAKQRVLAQWRGVDLTPLEIAYKSGVRPLDHLVAQALSNANIEQKRGEVEIVKVWNHLLDPQITAHAQPSGLRKGTLFVAVDSNVWLSEIVRYRRKEILERLQHSFGSSLIQRISFRVG
- the secG gene encoding preprotein translocase subunit SecG yields the protein MGLFIGFLTGILVLDCLLLVLLVLVQLPKKEAGAGLAFGGGAADALFGAGAGNPLTKITKYSAVAFFVLLLAISLLQRGHYNTDADSFRSAIEQENQQAAAATTSAAATAPTVDASLLTATNVPVPTVDTNVAPK
- a CDS encoding peptide ABC transporter substrate-binding protein, with amino-acid sequence MSSANRDTAIRRWLRFRFKPAWAARRRRARKVAMLSVAWLGLLLTLSGCFQAESPADVVIVNGNEPESLDPQIVTGVSEMRITKALFDGLIRLDPTNAAPVPGLAERWEVSTDGKLYTFYLRSNAVWSTGEPITSADVEWSWFRALDPMTASDYAGQLFGIKNAENWYNGRVTNRAEVGFRALDAHTFQVELNVPLAFFPELCAFPTLAVIPRQTIETYGDRWLHAKPLPTSGAFTLDAWRVNDKVRLRRNPRYWDVANTASEVVDVLPISSPNTALNLYATGAADIVWDKDLVPAELMDVLVERPDFHSFTYLGTYFYRFNVNEPPLNDSRVRRAFALATDKARLISKLTRGIGRPAAHFVPDGVAHYSSPPGLDYDPAAARAALAAAGFPEGKGFPRLSYTFFSASGGANLHGKIAVELQQMWREVLGVDIELRQIERKVFYASQSKLDYQISTSSWIGDYNDANTFLDLFLSASGNNRTGWKNARYDALVAAANAETDQTKRADRFRQAETILIAEEAPIVPLYFYLGYNYYDDQKIGGIWPNILDEHPIQFIYKRPPQRQSTTVAQSASAGTGNPTPRE
- a CDS encoding beta-galactosidase, coding for MYFGVDYHPEQWIYPYGGTAEKPEAQWQTDAELMAAAGCNVVRIGEFCWSLCEAQEDKFDFAWLRRVMDVLHRAGMKVVLATPTAAPPLWLSKKYPEILPVDECGLIKHEGTRHAVCLNTDAFWDRARRIVEEMARALGSHPGLIAWQIDNGIGGHFTEASFNEGSRLEWQNWLQLKYETIANLNEKMGLRHWGQTVADWSEIPMPMRAPAQHNPALAVDWARFCSDTIVAFVRMQAEVLREITPQAPVTTNLRALRHRFDHFDLAEDIDFVSIESTSAIKTKSAELACEIDMLRSLKKDGTRAPDGDPGFWVMEQKAGNVSWQEVNSLVRPGHLRLFTYQLISRGASAVLFFRWRQPRIGSEQFHGALMPHHLRKAARIYSEVSQIGEELKMLAPLLKGTRVRPEVCILYTHDNEWALETPNQPNRHFSLREHIQLIYNALHDKNIPVDFARPTEDLSRYRLVFAPSLHLLPAGEADRLILYVQNGGTLVGTFNTGLVDEHHIAPDTGYPLGLTDLFGLEVVEFDALPPGEENHLTFKGSFPTSHLHSARLWCDVIEPKDCQVLATYSKDFYAGKPAMTLNTYGLGKAIYIGTMSQHFFYHDLVAWLRQLCNLHPLLKVPENVEVSMRQGDGVKVYFLLNHQTSSVRVQFYKPMHDFLTGTTFTGTYDLPPRGVLVLDEYPEVKPSETAPVEKPAEAGAA